A segment of the uncultured Desulfobulbus sp. genome:
CCTGATGTCAATCTGATCGCCGCGGTCCACTACTTCCAGGCCCTGGAGTACCAGCGCAAGATCAACAAGGTGGTCACCATCCTCGGTTCCAAGACCCCGCACATCCAGAACCTGGCCGTCGGCGGTGTTGCCAACCCGATCAATCTCGACAGCCCGGCCACCCTCACCATGGAGCGGCTCTACTACATCAAGACCCAGATGGACGAGGTGCGCGACTTTGTCGAGCAGGTCTACATGACCGACGTGGCCGCCATCGGCGCCATGTATCCCGAGTGGTGCACCTATGGCAAGGGCAACGGCAACTACCTCTCCGTTCCCGAGATGCCCATGGACGAGAAGGGGCTGCAGTTCCTCATGCCCGGCGGCTACATCAAGGCGGGCGACCTTTCCTCCTTCCGTCGGATCAACTCCTCCAGAGATCCCTACTTCGAGGAGAACGTCAAGGAGAGCGTCAAACACTCCTTCTACTCCGGCGACTGGACCATGCATCCCTATGTCGAGTCCACCGAACCCAAATTCGGCGAAGCCAAGCTTGACGGCAAGTACTCCTGGGTTAAATCGCCCTCATTCCTCAACGAGCCCGCTGAGGTTGGCCCGGTCGCTTCGGTCCTGGCAATGAATCTGGCCAAGCATGCACCGGCGGTCAAATACACCAACATGATGCTGGAGACGATGTCCGCCATTGGCAAGACCAAGTACGACATGGATATCCTGCCTTCAACCATGGGCCGCCATATCTCCCGCTCGATCCGTGCAGCCGTTGTCCAGGATGCCATGGCCGAGCAGTGGAACGCCCTGATCGCCAACATCGAATCCGGTGACTGCACCACCTTCAACGAGCCGGTCTTCCCCGAAGGCGAGCAGCGCGGCGTGGGCATCCACGAGGCGCCCCGCGGCACTTTGTCGCACTGGATCGTTATCGAGAACGGCAAGATCCGCAACTACCAGGCGGTTGTTCCCTCCACCTGGCTCGCCTGTCCGCGTGGCACCAACGACGAGCCCGGTTTCTACGAGCGCTGCCTGGTGGGCAACCCGATTGCCGATCCGGAAAAACCGCTCGAGGTTCTGCGGACTATCCACTCGTTCGACCCCTGCATGGCCTGCGCGGTACACATGTTGAACCCACGTGGAGAGAAGCTCTCCACGGTAAAGGTGCTGTAATTCAACCACGTCAAGGTCCTCCTCGTCCCTGGGGAGCAGGGAAGGAGGAGGACCTTTTCCTATGAGGTGACAACAATGGAGCAGCAACAAAAATCGATCGGCATCATGGGACTGGGCAACCTGCTTTTGGGTGATGAAGGCTTTGGTATCCACTGCATTCAATACCTTGAGGAAAATTACCATCTGCCGGAAAATGTCGAGGTGGTTGACGGCGGTACCGGCGGGATCCTTTTGGCTCCCTTTATCGAGCAGTTTGATGAGCTCTATGTGATCGATGTGGTGGATGTTGACGATAGCCCCGGATCAGTGCACTACTTCACCGATATCGACCTTCGCTCCGGGGGGATTCAGACGCGGATGTCTCCCCATCAGATCGGCATGCTCGAGATCCTTGATATCTGCCGTATTCGCGGCAAGGTGCCGCAGCGTGTCCACTTTATCGCCGTGGTCCCCGAATGCCTGGATACGGGGATGGAACTTTCCCCCCTGCTTGCAGAACGGAAAAAAGATGTCCTTGAGGTTTTGTTCCAAAAACTTGGTGAAGAGGTGACCATTTCACCACGGACCTATGCTCAGGCCGCCTGATCTGCTTTTTTCCCACTTCTCCCCATCGAGGGACAGGCAGTCATTTCTCCTTGTGTCCCTTTCCTCGGTCTTGAGAAAAAAATCCCCCGCCGGTTGCCGCCGACGGGGGATTTTTGGTTGTATGACCGGATTCTCCTTTCAAAGGGCATTTCGGTCGTGCAGTTATTCTTTTTTCTTGGGCTGGCGTTGCAGTCGCTCTTCCTCTCTGTGCTTCAGCTTATCGTCGTGCTGTTTCTTCAATTTGTCCTTTGCCTTTTTTCCAGCTCTATCGCCCATGATGGTGCTCCTTGTGGAGTCTGATAAAAGTTCGCCGCAACCTGTTTACGGTGAAAAAGAACTGTATCTTTCTCTCGAAAGATCATAGAGCGCATCAGAAGAAAATAAAGAGATGTGAACGTAAAATTTTGTCATTCCCGGGACGCTTTTTCGCGCCTAGATATTGGCCGAGGCTATGCAATGAACATACTTGATCTTCACCAAGGACAGGACACCTCGGAGTTCGATGCATTTTTGCAGCAGATCTCGGCAAAGCTGGCCGCCGCGATCTGTCGGAAGCTGCAGGCCTATGGCGAACTTGACGATCTCTATCCCTGCAGCAGCCTGAAAATACTCAATCCGCGGATTTGGGGGTACAAGGGCACCATCTACAAGCTTCGAGTGGATTGCGGCAAGGAGTCGGCACGCGTGCTTTTTACAAAAACGGCTGCAAACGATATCGTGCTGCTCCACGGCTTTATCAAGAAATCCCGCAAGACACCAAAAAAAGACGCGCATATTGCCATGGAGAATTTTCAGCGGCTCAAGAACGGTGCGACCGTGGTGCCAATGCCCCTGACCCGCTACCTTTGACCAATATTCGCCTGGCGGAGAAGAGAGCGGTCAGCGCAGTTCAAAAGACAATGTTACCCCCTGTCGACCGTTGTAGACAACCGGATTCGTGCAATAAAATCGCGAAAGCCTGCCAGCGCCTCCTCCCGCATCAATTCCTCGGTCGGTTATAAAAAAGATGTTTCCCTCATGCGCTGTTGGCGCAGTCAACTCTCGGTTGTCAAGCCTTGAGAAGGTGCCTCGTCTGCCGTTGCCAGTATGTTTGCTGAATAGAACTTATATGCAATGACTCTACAATTTTACCACCTTGTGTTTTTTTTCTGTTTTGTTAATTTTTATTAAGTGCTGCGCATGCGTAATGCATTGGTTCGATCACAAGGGATGGCCTTGCAAAAATCTGAAATAATAGAAAGTTACCGTCGGTGGAATCAGTCTGTTGCGAAGCTCGAAACGTCGTTTTCGGGGCATTTTGACGAGAACGACATCCATGAGTAGTTTTGCCATTGAAAGGAGGAGCTATGTTGGAGAGAAAATTGAGGAAAACCTTAAAAGCGATTTTTTTTGTGTGTCTAGCAGCTTCATTTTTTCCTGCCGCATCCAATGCACTGCCGATTACCTTGTATGATCGCCCTCTGACTGATCCATGGTGGGATCTCAGCGATAACTCAGGATTGACTAAATTGATTTTGACTGCTGCAGAATTTGATTTATCGACACCGTGGTCTCTGAAATGGAATGTGACAAATGGAAGCATATTTGAGTGCAATACGTATGACGTGCACCTCGAATGGATGACTGGATATACGAAAACATTTTCCCAAACTACAAATACAACTGTAAATGGTGAATTAACAGCAGAGTTTAAAGGTATTGGTGCGAAAATAGGGGCTTCATATTCAAGTGCTTTAACGATTGGCGAATCTATGAGCAAGATAGAGAAAGCAAGTATTGATACAAAAGTAACGCTTTGCTGTCTGCAAAATGGGAAATATTACACCAATGAAATTTATGATCTCTATAGCGGCACATTCCAATGGTTTGACGATGTTGGGCCTCATGTGGGAGGAAATACTGAATATGGTACCTGGTCGGCAGTTGTCTACCATGGGCACGGTCTCAATGGGCCTGTTAAGACTGGTGGAGTTCCATGCATACCTGAACCTTCAACTTGTGTTCTTTTTGGGCTTGGTTTGGTTGGAATAGTGCGAATGCAACAAGGGAGAAAAATACAGTAACCGGTGAGTTATACTCTGGTCTGACCGTTGCTCGCCCTTGCGGGTGACGTCAGATCAGGGCAGATCGGGTGAGGGGCACGTCTGTTCAGCAAACCATCACCCCTGTCGACCGTTGTAGACAACCGGATTCGTTGCAATAAAATCGTTAAAGCCTGCCAGTGCCTCCTCCCGCATCACTCCCTCAATCAGCTCTATGCCCCGATCAGCCAGCTCCTTTCGCCAGTTTTCGGGCATGGGGCCCTCGTCAAAGCCGGTGATGGCCATCATCTCCGCATCGGCCCCGGCAATCACCAGCGAGCGAATGCCGGACCAGAGTACGGCGCCGAAACACATTGCGCAGGGGCTCCAGTTGACCACCAACTGATGCGCCGGCATCCCCGGTCCGCCCAGATCATAGGTGCCCAGGATCTGCTGTGCCAGGGTAAGCGCGGTGACCTCGGCATGGGCAGAGGAGCAGTTGAGGGGAATGACCCGGTTCACGCCAATCACAATCAGTTTTCCCGAATCCCGCTCAAAGACACCGGCGGCAAAGGGTCCACCGCTCTGGTGTTCGGTATTGAGGCGGGCAAAGCGAAGCACCGCCGCCATCCGCTGCTCGAGGCTGGGGAGGTGCTGGGGCAGCGTTTCCAATTCTTGCCAGGCCCAGTCGGGCAGGTCGAGGGTAAATCGGGGAAGTGGGCTTGGCATGGTGTCCTCCGATAAAAGAGTCGATCAGGAGCCAAAAAGCTTGCTGCGAAAGAGAAAAAAGACCGCTCCCAGCAGGCAGAGTCCGGCCCAGAGATAATCCAGAGTAAGCTTCTCCTTGAGATAAAGCAATGAAAACGGGACGAAGATGGAGAGGGTGATGACCTCTTGCAGTACCTTGAGCTGACCAACCGACATCACCGTATGGCCGATGCGGTTGGCAGGCACCTGAAGCAGGTATTCAAGCAGGGCGATGCCCCAGCTTACCAGGGCCGCGAGGAACCAGGTTCTGTGGGACAGGTTGCGCAGATGCCCATACCAGGCAAAGGTCATGAAGACATTGCTGCAACAGAGAAGACCGATGGTGAGAAGATAGCGGTTCATAGTCCAGCCAGTCACTTGGAAGGAAAAGATGCGAGACGGATCCTGAGCACTCTTTAGTCAATAAAATTATCTTGACGCAACAAGATTACGGCGAAAAGTGCGTGGCCGTTTTATCATTTGAGCAGATGACAGTCGGTCGAGTTCAAGAGGCGGTTGTCTTGTGTGAAACCTGATAGAGCATGCCGTACCGTGTTGCATTTTCAATGTCCTCCCTGCCCGTTGCTCCTTGGCAAGCCTTTACGTTTGCCTGTCCCGTTTTCGTCCGTAAACCCCATCGTTTTAGAGGCTCTGCACTTTTCTTTGAGCTTTTGCAGGGTGCTTTCGCAGGGTACCATGCGTATCATTGACGCCTTCCGATCCTTTTGCCCTCATTTGTCAAGGTTTTCCTTGAGAATTGCGCCTGCCTCGCCAGGAGCGATGTATCATTCCGGGATTGCTCGCACAGGGGGGATGAACACCTCGGCGCGAGCAGGGCAGGCTTTTGCCTGCACCATCCCGATGGTGCTCCTGCTGACCATGAGCCTGGCGGCCGGCGTGCAGGCGCGAACCGAGGAAGGGCAGGGGATGGTCCGTCGTCTGGATGCGGCGGTGAACCATGCCATAGAAGAGGGGACGGTCGTGGGGACGGTTGTGGTTGTCCTCCGTGACGGCACGATGGTTTATCACCGGGCCGCGGGATTTGCCGACAGGGAAGCCGGGCGCCCCATGCGCGAGGATACCCTTTTTCGTTTCGCCTCGCTTTCCAAGCCCATTGTCACCGTGGCCTTGCTTCGGCTGGTGGAAGAGGGAAAGTTGAACCTTGATGATCCGGTCACCAAATATCTCCCCAATTTTCGCCCCAAACTTGCCGACGGGAGTGTCCCGGTCATCACCTTGCACCAGTTGTTGACCCATACCGCGGGACTTTCGTCGGATTTCTTTAAGCAGACGGATATCCCCTTGCCCGGATGCGAGGTGTCAAGGCCGACGCTCAGCGGTTCAACCATTGTTGACGAATTGAACCGTATCCAGGCGGTGGGGCTTTCCTACGCTCCGGGAAAATCCTGGGGATATTCCCTGGGGATCGATGTGCTGGGCATGGTTCTGGAACAGGTGACCGGCAAGCCTCTGGCGGATGTCGTCAGTCAGTTGGTGACCAGCCCCGCCGCAATGGCAAACACCGGATTCCAGCGGCCGGATCCCGACCGGCTGGCAACACCCTACGGAGACGGAGATCCGCCCGGGCGTATGTCGGATCCATGTCTGGTCCCGGTTGCAGGGCATGCCGGAGTCCTCTTTTCCCCGGGCCGCATCTTCGATACCTCCTTTTCGCCCACCGCGGGCAGCAGTATGAGCGGAAGCGCACGGGATATGGCACGCCTGCTGGAACTCATCCGCATTGGCGGAGGCGGTCTGATCAGGCCGGAATCGGCGAGAACCATGATGGAAAATCATATCGGCCGCTATTCCATCGTCGATGGACCGGGCTGGGGCTTTGGCTACGGCGGTGCCGTGCTGATCGATCCGCAGGCGGCAAGGACCCCACAGTCTCC
Coding sequences within it:
- a CDS encoding nucleoside deaminase, whose product is MPSPLPRFTLDLPDWAWQELETLPQHLPSLEQRMAAVLRFARLNTEHQSGGPFAAGVFERDSGKLIVIGVNRVIPLNCSSAHAEVTALTLAQQILGTYDLGGPGMPAHQLVVNWSPCAMCFGAVLWSGIRSLVIAGADAEMMAITGFDEGPMPENWRKELADRGIELIEGVMREEALAGFNDFIATNPVVYNGRQG
- a CDS encoding PEP-CTERM sorting domain-containing protein codes for the protein MLERKLRKTLKAIFFVCLAASFFPAASNALPITLYDRPLTDPWWDLSDNSGLTKLILTAAEFDLSTPWSLKWNVTNGSIFECNTYDVHLEWMTGYTKTFSQTTNTTVNGELTAEFKGIGAKIGASYSSALTIGESMSKIEKASIDTKVTLCCLQNGKYYTNEIYDLYSGTFQWFDDVGPHVGGNTEYGTWSAVVYHGHGLNGPVKTGGVPCIPEPSTCVLFGLGLVGIVRMQQGRKIQ
- a CDS encoding serine hydrolase domain-containing protein, producing the protein MNTSARAGQAFACTIPMVLLLTMSLAAGVQARTEEGQGMVRRLDAAVNHAIEEGTVVGTVVVVLRDGTMVYHRAAGFADREAGRPMREDTLFRFASLSKPIVTVALLRLVEEGKLNLDDPVTKYLPNFRPKLADGSVPVITLHQLLTHTAGLSSDFFKQTDIPLPGCEVSRPTLSGSTIVDELNRIQAVGLSYAPGKSWGYSLGIDVLGMVLEQVTGKPLADVVSQLVTSPAAMANTGFQRPDPDRLATPYGDGDPPGRMSDPCLVPVAGHAGVLFSPGRIFDTSFSPTAGSSMSGSARDMARLLELIRIGGGGLIRPESARTMMENHIGRYSIVDGPGWGFGYGGAVLIDPQAARTPQSPGTWKWGGVWGHTWFVDPKLGLVVVSLTNTALEGVSGHFPEAIRDAVYGHSFR
- a CDS encoding type II toxin-antitoxin system RelE/ParE family toxin, encoding MNILDLHQGQDTSEFDAFLQQISAKLAAAICRKLQAYGELDDLYPCSSLKILNPRIWGYKGTIYKLRVDCGKESARVLFTKTAANDIVLLHGFIKKSRKTPKKDAHIAMENFQRLKNGATVVPMPLTRYL
- a CDS encoding DMT family protein — translated: MNRYLLTIGLLCCSNVFMTFAWYGHLRNLSHRTWFLAALVSWGIALLEYLLQVPANRIGHTVMSVGQLKVLQEVITLSIFVPFSLLYLKEKLTLDYLWAGLCLLGAVFFLFRSKLFGS
- a CDS encoding HyaD/HybD family hydrogenase maturation endopeptidase — translated: MEQQQKSIGIMGLGNLLLGDEGFGIHCIQYLEENYHLPENVEVVDGGTGGILLAPFIEQFDELYVIDVVDVDDSPGSVHYFTDIDLRSGGIQTRMSPHQIGMLEILDICRIRGKVPQRVHFIAVVPECLDTGMELSPLLAERKKDVLEVLFQKLGEEVTISPRTYAQAA
- a CDS encoding nickel-dependent hydrogenase large subunit — translated: MSKQIVIDPITRIEGHLRIECAVDNGQVVDAWSVGTMWRGIETILKGKDPREAWLIAQRICGVCTTVHAMASVRAVEHALKMDIPRNAQYIRNMIVGAHCLADNIIHFYILSAVDWVDIASAALKADARNAAALAQKLSPWKRNSYQEFKEVQDKLKKFIESGQLGPFSSGYWGHPAMQLDPDVNLIAAVHYFQALEYQRKINKVVTILGSKTPHIQNLAVGGVANPINLDSPATLTMERLYYIKTQMDEVRDFVEQVYMTDVAAIGAMYPEWCTYGKGNGNYLSVPEMPMDEKGLQFLMPGGYIKAGDLSSFRRINSSRDPYFEENVKESVKHSFYSGDWTMHPYVESTEPKFGEAKLDGKYSWVKSPSFLNEPAEVGPVASVLAMNLAKHAPAVKYTNMMLETMSAIGKTKYDMDILPSTMGRHISRSIRAAVVQDAMAEQWNALIANIESGDCTTFNEPVFPEGEQRGVGIHEAPRGTLSHWIVIENGKIRNYQAVVPSTWLACPRGTNDEPGFYERCLVGNPIADPEKPLEVLRTIHSFDPCMACAVHMLNPRGEKLSTVKVL